From the Deltaproteobacteria bacterium HGW-Deltaproteobacteria-4 genome, one window contains:
- a CDS encoding acetolactate synthase small subunit → MRHTISVLVENEFGVLSRISGLFSGRGFNIESLSVAPTLDPTTSRMTIVTSGDDQVIEQITKQLHKLIDTIKVIDFTGEDYVEREMALVKVSAEDSSRAEALRIADIFRAKIVDVTPRSYTIEATGSPQKIDALIEILRPIGIKELVRSGPVVVGRGSKGWRSAD, encoded by the coding sequence ATGAGACATACAATATCGGTTTTGGTAGAGAATGAATTCGGAGTATTGAGCCGCATTTCCGGTCTCTTTTCCGGACGCGGTTTTAATATCGAGAGCCTTTCTGTTGCCCCGACCCTCGATCCGACGACTTCACGGATGACGATTGTCACCAGTGGCGACGATCAGGTGATCGAACAGATTACCAAACAGCTTCACAAATTGATCGACACTATTAAAGTCATCGATTTCACCGGAGAAGATTATGTCGAGCGGGAGATGGCATTAGTTAAAGTTTCGGCCGAGGATTCTTCCCGTGCCGAAGCATTGAGAATTGCAGATATCTTTCGAGCGAAAATTGTCGATGTTACTCCGCGATCTTATACAATCGAGGCAACCGGTTCACCGCAAAAGATCGATGCATTGATCGAAATTCTTCGACCGATCGGGATCAAGGAATTGGTGCGTTCCGGTCCGGTTGTTGTCGGCCGAGGTTCCAAAGGGTGGCGAAGCGCTGACTAA
- a CDS encoding hydrogenase, with translation MMKVISIEPLTRVEGHGRVDLHVQDGRLQRVQLALLEAPRLFEGLVRNRSLQEIPALVCRICSICSAVHRIAAATALENALQLTIPPLAVKIRELLLLGGHIESHALHLFCLIYPDLRAAESILTLLAQGEPSLKAGLELKRLGNRIQEVAGGRAIHPVNIEVGGIVAAPHPPALQALLAEIEAMQGQLDGMLQPFRVGCYPPAAPVIAPRLTVAVSAQFTLQGDSLSLPDGRILPADAYPGLLKERSLPWSNAKSPSTEIFFTGALARQEAHHKLQGREYAPGVAGIHANNVAQADELIWALERSRTLILDLLAMSGAETGSVPVPMRAGTGTAVIEAPRGILIHHYVVDDRGKIVTADIVTPTAINQRGIEAQLLADLKDTPEADLNESAQRIVRAFDPCISCAVHILKV, from the coding sequence ATGATGAAGGTTATTAGTATCGAACCGCTCACTCGCGTTGAAGGGCACGGGCGTGTCGATCTGCATGTGCAGGATGGTCGTTTGCAACGGGTGCAGCTCGCCCTGCTCGAAGCGCCACGCCTCTTTGAAGGTTTGGTGCGCAATCGCTCTTTGCAAGAGATTCCCGCCCTAGTCTGCCGCATCTGTTCTATATGTTCCGCGGTACATCGTATTGCCGCGGCGACGGCCCTTGAAAATGCATTGCAGCTGACTATCCCACCGTTGGCCGTGAAGATTCGTGAGTTACTCCTTCTCGGTGGCCACATTGAAAGCCATGCCTTACACCTCTTTTGCCTGATTTACCCTGATTTGCGCGCAGCAGAAAGTATTCTAACCCTGCTCGCCCAGGGTGAACCGAGCCTCAAGGCCGGACTCGAACTCAAACGCCTCGGCAACCGGATACAGGAAGTCGCCGGTGGGAGGGCGATTCATCCGGTCAATATTGAAGTCGGCGGAATTGTCGCAGCTCCACATCCCCCGGCCCTGCAAGCCCTCCTTGCCGAGATCGAAGCGATGCAGGGGCAGCTGGATGGGATGTTGCAACCTTTCAGAGTGGGATGTTATCCGCCCGCTGCGCCGGTCATTGCTCCGCGCCTGACGGTTGCGGTCAGTGCTCAGTTTACTCTGCAAGGGGATTCGCTCTCCCTCCCGGATGGTCGGATTCTCCCCGCTGACGCTTATCCAGGTTTACTTAAGGAGAGATCGCTCCCTTGGTCGAATGCCAAGAGTCCGTCCACGGAGATCTTCTTCACCGGTGCGCTCGCCCGGCAAGAAGCTCATCATAAGCTGCAAGGGCGAGAATATGCGCCGGGGGTGGCGGGGATCCATGCCAACAACGTCGCCCAGGCCGATGAGCTCATTTGGGCCCTGGAACGCAGTCGGACTCTGATCCTTGATTTACTGGCAATGAGCGGAGCTGAAACCGGCAGCGTACCTGTCCCTATGAGAGCCGGAACCGGAACCGCAGTGATCGAAGCGCCGCGCGGTATTTTGATCCATCACTATGTGGTGGACGATCGCGGAAAAATCGTGACGGCCGACATCGTCACCCCCACCGCCATTAATCAAAGGGGCATCGAAGCGCAACTCCTTGCGGACCTAAAAGACACCCCGGAAGCTGATCTTAATGAATCGGCCCAGCGTATTGTCCGCGCCTTCGATCCCTGTATCTCCTGCGCGGTGCATATCCTCAAAGTTTGA
- a CDS encoding phosphatidylserine decarboxylase family protein: MANQRSPIAVEGYPFIALFAFVTLIFALLKWGIFALPFLLLTLFTVYFFRDPERCIPEDEHAVVAPADGRIVFCGEVIDERYGPEPTYKVSIFMSVFNVHVNRAPCSGTIVNKFYNPGDFLNAALDKASHTNEQSGLLMQTSTGSKVLFIQIAGLIARRIITYPKVGDFLERGERYGLIRFGSRVDVYLPQDTNVLVRLGDNTTSGETILGYLK, translated from the coding sequence ATGGCTAATCAGCGTTCACCAATAGCGGTCGAAGGCTATCCCTTCATCGCCCTCTTTGCTTTTGTCACCTTGATCTTCGCTTTACTTAAATGGGGAATTTTTGCGCTCCCCTTCCTCCTTTTAACTCTCTTCACCGTTTACTTTTTCCGCGATCCCGAACGCTGCATTCCCGAGGATGAACATGCTGTCGTTGCCCCTGCCGACGGTCGGATTGTCTTCTGCGGCGAAGTGATTGATGAACGGTATGGCCCTGAGCCGACCTACAAGGTCAGTATCTTCATGTCGGTCTTTAATGTCCACGTCAATCGGGCGCCGTGCAGCGGTACAATCGTCAATAAGTTTTACAATCCCGGCGACTTTCTAAATGCGGCGCTCGATAAGGCGAGCCATACGAATGAGCAGAGTGGCCTGCTGATGCAGACGAGCACGGGAAGCAAGGTCCTCTTTATCCAAATTGCCGGTCTCATTGCCCGCCGGATTATTACCTATCCGAAAGTCGGGGATTTTCTAGAGCGCGGTGAACGTTACGGTCTGATTCGCTTCGGTTCCAGAGTCGATGTTTATCTGCCACAGGATACAAACGTTCTCGTCCGCTTAGGCGACAACACGACCTCCGGTGAAACGATCTTGGGTTACTTGAAATGA
- a CDS encoding 4Fe-4S ferredoxin, producing the protein MDGFSDVKSFYVRFVKSLQPAWTVIRPVVAADGVCRLQELSDGADGSCSCLPLIPLKKILLPPKELLWKQSEDGSPVSFSPANIALIDVAPCDLYALDYLDQAYAEDSFYQQRRRNLLVIGRACSPSSSCQCPPHAAPPPFDLFFADNDIWSGSEQGEKVLQDFSGAVTSKVLPETYWAGQKTLPTKIAARFLQSVDNPVWAEVASRCLSCGACSAVCPTCACYDIVDEVALSGVIRRQRVWDNCFFRDHGLVAGGHNFRPDRTARLRFRFEHKYLGFGEQRGIISCVGCGRCQQICPVGIDLAQILDQLPLEEEE; encoded by the coding sequence ATGGATGGGTTTTCTGACGTAAAATCATTTTACGTACGTTTTGTCAAAAGTTTACAACCGGCATGGACCGTTATTCGCCCTGTCGTCGCTGCAGATGGAGTCTGTCGCCTGCAAGAATTGAGTGATGGCGCCGACGGTTCTTGCTCCTGCCTGCCGTTAATCCCCCTGAAGAAAATCCTTCTCCCCCCTAAAGAGCTGCTCTGGAAACAATCGGAGGATGGTTCACCCGTTTCGTTCTCTCCTGCCAATATTGCCCTTATCGATGTTGCTCCTTGTGACCTTTATGCCCTGGACTATCTCGATCAGGCATATGCCGAGGACTCTTTTTACCAGCAACGTCGCCGCAACCTTTTGGTGATCGGTCGCGCCTGTTCCCCTTCGTCCTCTTGCCAGTGCCCTCCCCATGCCGCTCCCCCTCCCTTTGATCTCTTCTTTGCCGATAATGATATCTGGAGCGGTTCTGAACAGGGTGAAAAAGTTCTCCAGGATTTTAGTGGTGCTGTGACGTCAAAAGTTTTACCCGAGACGTATTGGGCGGGACAGAAAACGCTGCCGACAAAGATTGCCGCGCGATTTTTGCAGAGTGTCGATAATCCTGTCTGGGCAGAGGTGGCAAGTCGCTGTTTGTCCTGTGGCGCCTGTTCCGCTGTCTGCCCGACTTGTGCCTGCTACGATATTGTCGATGAAGTGGCTCTGAGTGGCGTGATCCGGCGGCAACGGGTCTGGGACAACTGTTTCTTTCGCGATCACGGATTGGTGGCAGGGGGCCATAACTTCCGTCCAGATCGTACTGCCCGCTTGCGTTTCCGTTTTGAACACAAATATCTTGGCTTTGGAGAACAGCGTGGCATTATTTCCTGTGTCGGCTGCGGGCGTTGTCAGCAGATCTGTCCGGTCGGGATCGATCTGGCGCAGATTCTCGACCAGTTGCCGTTAGAGGAGGAAGAGTGA
- the pssA gene encoding CDP-diacylglycerol--serine O-phosphatidyltransferase, whose translation MSKDVPGYDPRESLRKGVYILPNLFTTGCLFAGFYGIVSTMGGEYLAAAWFILVAAIFDGLDGKVARLTGTTSKFGVEYDSLADLVAFGVSPGLLMFAWALKPFGKLGWLAAFLYVVCCALRLARFNVQVATVESKRFVGLPTPAAAGMVASCVLIFYELGGSGEIKKISVLVLIYVLAMLMVSNFRYYSFKDPELFKRQPFWVLVILIFLIIVIVAKPQISLFTLAFAYMLSGPISYLYSFSRRPRRSS comes from the coding sequence ATGAGCAAGGACGTTCCAGGATACGATCCCCGAGAAAGTCTTCGTAAGGGTGTGTACATTCTTCCGAATCTCTTTACCACCGGTTGTCTCTTTGCCGGCTTTTACGGCATTGTCTCGACCATGGGCGGAGAATACCTTGCCGCTGCCTGGTTTATACTGGTTGCAGCGATCTTTGACGGTCTTGACGGCAAGGTCGCGCGTCTCACCGGCACTACCAGCAAGTTTGGCGTCGAGTATGATTCTCTGGCAGATCTTGTCGCTTTCGGGGTCTCCCCCGGCCTCCTCATGTTTGCCTGGGCACTGAAACCCTTTGGTAAGCTTGGTTGGCTGGCGGCCTTCCTGTATGTGGTCTGTTGTGCCCTGCGTCTGGCTCGTTTCAATGTGCAGGTTGCGACGGTCGAGTCCAAACGCTTTGTCGGTCTGCCGACGCCGGCGGCGGCGGGAATGGTTGCTTCCTGTGTCCTGATCTTTTACGAACTCGGTGGTTCCGGGGAGATCAAAAAGATTTCAGTCCTGGTTCTGATATATGTTCTGGCGATGCTGATGGTCAGTAATTTTCGTTACTATTCCTTTAAGGATCCGGAACTTTTCAAACGGCAGCCTTTCTGGGTTCTGGTGATATTGATTTTTTTGATTATCGTCATTGTTGCCAAGCCGCAAATCAGCCTTTTCACTCTGGCGTTTGCGTACATGCTCTCCGGTCCGATCAGTTACCTGTATTCATTTTCACGCCGGCCGCGGCGTTCTTCCTGA
- a CDS encoding ketol-acid reductoisomerase, which yields MKLYYDKDADLSLIQGMKVAIVGYGSQGHAHANNLKDSGVDVTVALRAGSASAIKAENSGLKVKSVAAAVAEADLVMVLTPDEFQFQLYRDELAPNLKQGATLAFAHGFSIHYNQVVPRADLDVIMIAPKAPGHTVRSEFVRGGGIPDLIAIFQDSSGNAKNVALSYASAIGGGRTGIIETSFKDETETDLFGEQAVLCGGAVELVKAGFETLVEAGYEPEMAYFECLHELKLIVDLMFEGGIANMNYSISNNAEYGEYVTGPKVINAESRQAMRECLANIQNGEYAKRFILEGQTNYPEMTARRRLNAAHPIEVVGGELRSMMPWIGRNKIVDKAKN from the coding sequence ATGAAACTTTATTACGATAAAGACGCGGATCTCTCTCTGATTCAAGGGATGAAAGTTGCCATTGTCGGCTATGGTTCGCAAGGACATGCCCACGCCAATAACCTGAAAGATTCAGGTGTTGATGTCACCGTTGCTCTGCGGGCAGGCTCTGCTTCTGCAATCAAGGCGGAGAATTCCGGATTGAAAGTCAAGAGCGTTGCCGCTGCCGTTGCGGAGGCGGATTTGGTGATGGTCCTGACTCCTGATGAGTTCCAGTTTCAGCTTTATCGTGATGAACTCGCCCCCAACCTGAAACAGGGCGCGACTCTGGCCTTTGCCCACGGTTTCAGCATCCATTACAACCAGGTCGTTCCCCGTGCTGATCTTGATGTCATCATGATCGCTCCGAAAGCTCCCGGTCACACCGTCCGTTCCGAGTTTGTCCGTGGCGGTGGCATCCCTGATCTCATCGCGATTTTTCAGGATAGCTCTGGAAATGCCAAGAATGTCGCCCTTTCTTACGCCAGCGCGATTGGTGGTGGCCGGACCGGCATTATTGAAACCTCCTTCAAAGATGAAACCGAGACGGACCTCTTTGGTGAGCAGGCCGTTCTTTGTGGCGGTGCCGTCGAGCTTGTCAAGGCGGGTTTTGAAACTCTGGTAGAGGCCGGTTACGAGCCGGAAATGGCCTATTTTGAGTGCTTGCACGAGTTGAAGCTGATCGTTGACCTCATGTTTGAAGGTGGTATTGCCAACATGAACTACTCGATCTCCAACAACGCTGAATATGGTGAATACGTCACCGGCCCGAAAGTTATCAACGCCGAGAGTCGGCAGGCGATGCGCGAGTGTCTGGCCAATATCCAGAATGGCGAGTATGCCAAGCGCTTCATCCTTGAAGGACAGACCAACTATCCGGAGATGACGGCCCGTCGCCGTCTCAATGCCGCTCATCCCATTGAAGTTGTCGGTGGCGAGTTGCGCAGCATGATGCCGTGGATCGGCCGGAACAAGATCGTCGATAAAGCAAAAAACTAA
- the ilvB gene encoding acetolactate synthase, large subunit, biosynthetic type, protein MKKTGSQILLECLVQEGVETIFGYPGGTVINIYNDLIDYPIHHILTRHEQAAVHAADGYARATGRVGVALATSGPGATNTITGIANAYMDSIPMVVITGQVPTALIGNDAFQEVDIIGITRPVTKHSYLVRDIHDLPRIIKQAFYIARTGRPGPVLVDLPKDVQVATAKFEYPDKVEIRGYKPNSQGNPRQIEKAVKMILAAKRPVIYVGGGVTLSDTSQELLGFAELIKAPVTTTLMAMASFPKKHPLSLGMLGMHGTYYANMAVMESDLLIAIGARFDDRVTGKLSTFAPHAKIIHVDIDPTSIKKNVRVDLPIVGDLRDVLQKLIAELKLTPHEVKNLADDLAPWREQITNWRQAQPMSYVASTTEIKPQFVIETLRKVTDDDAIITTEVGQHQMWTAQFFDFSQPRTFLTSGGLGTMGFGLPSALGAQAAWPQRQVIDVSGDGSFQMNSQELATLVQYRLPVKIVILNNNFLGMVRQWQQLFFDQRYSQTCMELPIDFVKLAEAYGATGLSTSDPAEVEAVLRKGLETPGPVIMEFKVSREENVMPMVPAGKGLNEMVLAS, encoded by the coding sequence ATGAAGAAGACAGGATCGCAAATCCTTCTTGAATGTTTGGTGCAGGAAGGGGTTGAGACCATATTCGGCTACCCCGGTGGCACGGTGATCAATATCTATAATGATTTGATCGACTACCCGATCCACCATATTTTGACCCGGCACGAACAGGCTGCCGTTCATGCTGCCGACGGTTATGCCCGTGCCACTGGCCGCGTCGGCGTAGCGCTGGCGACAAGTGGACCCGGTGCGACCAATACCATTACCGGCATCGCCAATGCTTATATGGATTCGATCCCGATGGTAGTGATTACCGGTCAGGTGCCAACCGCCCTGATCGGCAACGACGCCTTTCAGGAAGTCGATATCATCGGCATTACCCGTCCGGTCACCAAACACAGTTACCTGGTCCGGGATATCCACGACCTGCCGCGTATTATTAAGCAGGCCTTCTATATCGCCCGCACCGGTCGTCCGGGACCGGTTCTCGTCGATCTCCCTAAAGACGTGCAGGTAGCGACAGCCAAGTTTGAGTATCCTGACAAAGTGGAAATTCGCGGCTACAAGCCGAACAGCCAGGGGAATCCACGACAGATAGAGAAAGCCGTCAAGATGATTCTCGCTGCCAAACGACCGGTCATCTATGTCGGTGGCGGCGTCACTCTCTCCGACACCTCTCAGGAACTCCTCGGTTTTGCTGAATTGATCAAAGCGCCGGTGACGACAACCCTGATGGCGATGGCGTCCTTTCCGAAAAAACACCCCCTATCGCTGGGGATGCTCGGCATGCACGGCACCTATTATGCCAATATGGCGGTGATGGAATCGGATTTGCTGATTGCGATCGGAGCCCGTTTTGACGACCGGGTCACTGGTAAACTCTCGACTTTCGCGCCCCACGCCAAAATTATCCATGTCGATATCGATCCGACTTCGATCAAGAAGAATGTGCGTGTCGATCTGCCGATCGTCGGTGATCTCCGCGACGTGCTACAGAAGTTGATCGCTGAATTAAAGCTGACGCCGCACGAGGTGAAGAATTTGGCTGACGATCTCGCCCCTTGGCGGGAGCAGATCACAAATTGGCGCCAGGCCCAGCCGATGTCTTACGTTGCCTCAACCACGGAGATCAAGCCGCAATTCGTCATCGAGACCTTGCGCAAGGTAACGGATGACGATGCCATCATTACTACCGAGGTTGGCCAGCATCAGATGTGGACCGCACAGTTTTTCGACTTCAGCCAGCCCCGCACCTTTCTCACTTCCGGTGGACTCGGGACTATGGGTTTTGGCCTCCCCTCGGCCTTGGGGGCGCAGGCGGCCTGGCCGCAGCGGCAGGTTATCGACGTCTCCGGCGATGGTTCGTTCCAGATGAATTCTCAGGAACTGGCGACTCTGGTGCAGTATCGTCTGCCGGTGAAGATCGTCATTCTCAATAATAATTTTCTCGGCATGGTACGGCAATGGCAGCAGCTCTTCTTCGATCAACGTTACAGCCAGACCTGCATGGAGTTGCCGATCGATTTTGTCAAGCTCGCCGAAGCCTATGGTGCCACCGGTCTGAGTACTTCCGATCCTGCTGAGGTAGAGGCGGTGTTGCGAAAAGGTCTGGAGACCCCGGGTCCGGTCATTATGGAATTCAAGGTGAGCCGGGAGGAGAACGTCATGCCGATGGTCCCCGCCGGCAAAGGACTCAATGAAATGGTTCTGGCCAGTTGA
- a CDS encoding NADH:ubiquinone oxidoreductase → MREKLHIAYQRYTSCGGCQLTLLNCERELPLVEKFFNIDEFPMLSSSNDSDCSLDVAFAEGSITSLEALQRLLTLRRRARVLIAVGACALSGGVNALAEGREILLADIYGGETLSSETFPAQPIANFVRVDGEIPGCPPEGSDYLRLLGVLQQGGLPAEYAVPVCMECRLRENRCLLIDGKQPCLGPVTRGGCLARCPSYGAICEGCRGEVPEANFAEHFQLLLQTGLTATEVRGRLQRFFWRNDEGY, encoded by the coding sequence ATGAGAGAGAAATTGCACATCGCTTACCAGCGCTATACTTCCTGCGGTGGCTGTCAACTGACCCTTCTCAATTGCGAACGGGAGTTACCACTTGTCGAAAAGTTTTTTAACATTGACGAGTTTCCGATGCTCAGTTCGAGCAACGATAGCGATTGCTCCCTTGATGTTGCTTTTGCAGAAGGCTCGATTACCTCGCTGGAGGCGTTGCAACGACTGCTGACGCTGCGGCGTCGTGCCAGGGTTTTGATCGCGGTCGGTGCTTGTGCCCTCAGTGGTGGCGTCAATGCCCTAGCCGAAGGTCGGGAAATACTCCTTGCGGATATCTATGGTGGAGAAACTTTATCATCGGAGACCTTCCCGGCGCAGCCGATTGCCAATTTTGTCCGGGTGGATGGAGAAATTCCCGGTTGCCCGCCGGAGGGGAGCGATTATCTCCGATTACTCGGGGTTCTCCAGCAGGGGGGACTCCCCGCTGAATATGCCGTGCCGGTCTGTATGGAATGTCGTTTGCGGGAAAATCGCTGCCTGCTCATCGATGGCAAGCAGCCCTGTCTCGGGCCTGTGACCCGCGGCGGTTGTCTGGCGCGCTGCCCCTCTTATGGTGCCATCTGCGAAGGCTGCCGTGGCGAGGTCCCGGAAGCGAATTTTGCTGAGCACTTTCAGCTGCTGCTTCAAACCGGTTTAACCGCCACAGAGGTGCGCGGGCGCTTGCAGCGCTTTTTCTGGAGGAATGATGAAGGTTATTAG
- a CDS encoding 2-isopropylmalate synthase: protein MSQSKMIKIFDTTLRDGEQAPGCSMNIDEKLRIATQLEKLNVDVIEAGFPIASEGDFEAVKKIAQMIKGPQIAGLCRSSFMDIDRAWEALKYAGERGRIHTFIATSDIHMKYKLKMSEEQVIENAIKAVQRAAGYTPNVEFSAEDAVRTRLPFLAKVVEAVINAGATTVNIPDTVGYTIPNEYFNIIRYLKENVPNIDRAVISVHCHNDLGLSVANSIAAVQAGAGQVECTINGIGERAGNCSLEEVVMTLRTRQDILPFSTAIATEHLYPTSRLLSTITGIAVQPNKAIVGANAFAHEAGIHQHGVMMEKSTYEIMTPESIGLNTNKLVLGKHSGRHAFIQRLKDLGYELGKEDIEKAFVRFKNLADKKKDIFDEDLDAIVADEIVRIQERYKLIQMNVSSGSFVVPTATVQMEIAGKSKKIAVMGDGPVDATFKAIKSLTKSKATLVSFTVGAITGGTDAQGECTVRLEEDGREVLGQGSHSDIIVASARAFINALNRLEQKPIRKLENL from the coding sequence ATGAGTCAGAGCAAAATGATCAAGATTTTTGATACGACCTTGCGCGACGGCGAGCAGGCCCCGGGTTGCAGTATGAATATCGACGAGAAGTTACGGATTGCCACGCAACTCGAAAAACTCAATGTTGATGTCATTGAAGCCGGTTTCCCGATTGCTTCCGAAGGGGATTTCGAAGCGGTCAAAAAGATCGCGCAGATGATCAAGGGTCCGCAGATTGCCGGATTGTGTCGTTCCAGCTTTATGGATATCGATCGCGCCTGGGAAGCTTTGAAATATGCCGGCGAGCGGGGGAGGATTCATACCTTCATCGCTACCAGCGATATTCATATGAAGTACAAACTCAAGATGAGCGAAGAGCAGGTCATTGAAAACGCCATCAAGGCGGTGCAGCGAGCAGCCGGTTATACACCGAATGTCGAATTTTCTGCAGAAGATGCGGTTCGCACTCGTCTCCCCTTTTTGGCCAAGGTTGTCGAGGCGGTCATTAACGCCGGCGCGACTACCGTCAATATTCCCGATACGGTCGGCTACACCATTCCCAATGAATATTTCAACATTATCCGTTACCTCAAGGAGAACGTTCCGAATATCGACCGGGCGGTCATCTCCGTGCACTGTCATAACGATCTTGGTCTCTCGGTCGCCAACTCCATTGCCGCAGTCCAGGCCGGAGCCGGGCAGGTGGAGTGCACGATCAACGGGATAGGGGAGCGGGCCGGTAACTGTTCTCTCGAAGAGGTGGTCATGACCCTGCGCACCCGTCAGGATATCCTCCCCTTCTCCACAGCGATTGCCACCGAACACCTTTATCCGACCAGTCGACTCCTTTCGACGATTACCGGTATCGCGGTGCAGCCGAATAAAGCGATTGTCGGAGCCAACGCCTTTGCTCACGAAGCCGGAATCCATCAACACGGGGTGATGATGGAGAAATCGACTTATGAGATTATGACTCCGGAATCGATCGGCTTGAATACCAATAAGCTGGTTCTTGGCAAACATTCCGGCCGTCATGCCTTTATACAGCGGCTGAAAGATCTCGGTTATGAGCTCGGCAAAGAAGATATCGAAAAGGCTTTTGTCCGCTTTAAAAATCTCGCAGACAAAAAGAAGGATATCTTTGATGAAGACTTGGACGCCATTGTCGCCGATGAGATCGTCCGCATTCAGGAACGCTATAAGCTTATCCAGATGAATGTTTCGAGTGGATCGTTTGTCGTGCCGACGGCGACGGTGCAGATGGAGATTGCCGGCAAGAGCAAGAAGATTGCGGTGATGGGCGACGGCCCGGTCGATGCGACTTTCAAGGCGATCAAGAGTCTGACCAAGAGCAAGGCGACTTTGGTCAGTTTCACGGTCGGAGCGATCACCGGCGGTACCGATGCGCAGGGGGAATGTACCGTACGCCTGGAAGAAGACGGCCGGGAGGTTCTTGGTCAGGGGTCTCATTCCGACATCATCGTTGCCAGCGCGCGGGCTTTCATCAATGCCCTGAATCGCCTGGAGCAGAAACCGATCCGGAAACTTGAGAATCTTTAA
- a CDS encoding 3-isopropylmalate dehydratase, with protein sequence MGKTIAEKIFAAHLRDEPFPGAKVLSLDRVLCHEITTPVAIADLEARGKDRVFDRTKIKAVIDHVTPAKDSKTALQAKMLRDWARRHEITDFFDVGHNGVCHAIFPEKGYIRPGFTVIMGDSHTCTHGAFGAFAAGVGTTDLEVGILKGVCAFREPATIRINLIGTLQPKVYAKDVILFVIGQLGVNGATDRVIEFRGPVIEAMSMESRMTLCNMAIEAGGTSGICLPDMTTVDYLWPFIFGEFASREAALADYKQWWSDDDAVYEKTLDFDISTLEPMVTFGFKPDCVKPVREMAGAPVDQIYIGTCTNGRIEDLREAAAILKGRTISANVRGIVSPATPKIFQQAMQEGIIEIFMSAGFCVTNPTCGACLGMSNGVLAEGEVCASTSNRNFNGRMGKGGMVHLMSPATAAATALTGVLTDPRTI encoded by the coding sequence ATGGGAAAGACCATTGCGGAAAAGATCTTTGCTGCACATCTGCGCGATGAACCGTTTCCGGGGGCGAAAGTTCTCAGTCTCGATCGCGTACTTTGTCACGAAATAACCACTCCGGTAGCGATTGCCGACCTTGAGGCGCGGGGCAAGGACCGCGTCTTCGATCGTACCAAGATCAAGGCGGTGATCGATCACGTCACCCCGGCCAAGGATAGCAAGACCGCCCTGCAAGCCAAGATGCTGCGGGATTGGGCGCGCCGGCACGAAATTACTGATTTCTTCGATGTCGGTCATAATGGCGTCTGCCACGCCATCTTCCCGGAAAAGGGCTATATCCGCCCCGGTTTTACGGTGATTATGGGCGATTCTCATACCTGCACGCACGGCGCGTTCGGCGCCTTTGCCGCCGGGGTCGGGACGACCGACCTTGAAGTCGGCATCCTTAAGGGCGTCTGCGCCTTTCGCGAGCCGGCTACGATTCGTATTAATCTGATCGGGACCTTGCAACCGAAAGTCTATGCCAAGGATGTCATCCTCTTTGTCATCGGCCAGCTCGGCGTCAATGGTGCCACCGATCGCGTCATCGAATTCCGCGGTCCGGTCATCGAGGCGATGAGCATGGAGTCGCGCATGACTCTATGCAACATGGCGATCGAAGCCGGCGGCACCAGCGGCATCTGTCTGCCCGACATGACGACCGTCGATTACCTCTGGCCCTTTATCTTCGGCGAATTTGCCAGTCGCGAAGCCGCTCTTGCTGATTACAAGCAGTGGTGGTCGGATGATGATGCCGTGTATGAAAAGACCCTCGATTTCGACATCTCCACCCTCGAACCGATGGTGACTTTCGGCTTCAAGCCGGATTGCGTCAAACCGGTGCGGGAGATGGCCGGGGCGCCGGTCGATCAGATCTACATCGGCACCTGTACCAATGGCCGCATCGAAGATCTGCGCGAAGCCGCCGCCATTCTCAAAGGGAGAACGATCTCTGCCAATGTGCGCGGGATTGTTTCGCCGGCCACGCCGAAGATTTTTCAGCAGGCGATGCAAGAAGGGATTATCGAGATCTTCATGAGCGCCGGTTTCTGTGTCACCAATCCGACCTGCGGTGCTTGTCTGGGGATGAGCAACGGTGTTCTCGCCGAGGGCGAAGTCTGTGCTTCGACCAGCAATCGCAACTTTAACGGACGGATGGGGAAGGGGGGGATGGTCCATTTGATGAGTCCCGCTACCGCCGCCGCTACGGCCCTTACCGGGGTTCTGACCGACCCTCGCACGATTTGA